The Astyanax mexicanus isolate ESR-SI-001 chromosome 6, AstMex3_surface, whole genome shotgun sequence region acaagtatactaaaattaatgttattaaacttactaaagccaacaaatgtactgttaattaataaagagaaatcaggcaaaatgcgctgcgcctctctctctctctctctctctctctttcgcagcgcggagctgaattcaacgcgaggctataaataatttacaactcagttcagttaaataaaaataagtaaggacctgtaagttaatcaaatattgtcaaatataaaggataggttgaggttttggtgagctgttttcatgatttgaaactgaaactaaccgaaacttttattattctgtgcaaaaagcctgtgattgttttaaatgagttttttaatggatttaaatgagttttttttaacggattgttgtttttgtccattcttttgttttgtttatatatacatttatttctttgagtgtggtttggtttgtttaatttttatccccagacgtgtatttgtttttttccgttttttttttttcagtattacatgtcttagtaattttctttggtcctgtggagtttttcgtttcttatttttttttattcgttagactatatttttgtcaacattttgggtttatttttgtttgttatttttctaataataatagtaattacatcatttattttctttatttattctttatttatttatttttacagggcgaagtaacgcaatagttacttttactggtaactagttacttttatagtggagtaactccgttagtaactcagttacttttttggagaagtaactagtaactataactaattactttttcaaagtaacgtgcccaacactggatatatgtgaagtcagccacaacctcttttcaaactgctacttagtagcatcacagcccccttagaggaaagtgcagcgactcggttccgatacatcagctcacagacacctgatcaacatcaccctaggaggaatGAGGGGATAGAGCACCacctacccatccagagagagcaaggccagttgtgctccctcagggcgcATATTTtgagtgtctgcgtaccaaagaaCACAGAAAAATCATCCTTGCCTACAGCACATTTAAACATGTGAGGGTGCTGCAGatgcagaaatgaccacaataaaagcgtttttaaacgttagtaaatatttataaaatgcaaGCAGGACTAGTATGTTTTAATACAAATGGACATATTTCAGCTAATAATGGAAAAAATAGGGTTTAGTGCCTATTTAATTGCCGCCTCCTGGCCAAATAAGTTTGGGGTTTTGTCGCCACCTATAGGCTCATGTCCGAAACTAATCAGGACTAGTAGAAAATCATCAAGATCATTGAAATGGTTTTGATAACTATTAATTAATTGACGTAATTGTGTCAAAAtaactgtttttacttttttattttttattgtaaggTTATGATCAGCTTCTAcgaattttacattttagaatattTTGCTTGCTTCATATTGAATAATTTTCTCTCCCTTGTTTCATATCGTAAAAACAACtcgattttatatatatatatatatatatatatatatatatatgtatgaccTGTTGCGATCGTAATATATACATTAACTTAGTAAAAGCGCCTAACTCTTTGCTAAATATgaaaagtaaaaacacaataggaggtaaaatgtaatatttgtcaTATAGGACAACATAAATAACgtgatataatattatataaaagtcatgcttattataataatacacataataatactttgttttgttttattaaaaggtAACGAATGTGTTTGAAAGCCGTGCTCTCGGGATCGCGCAGAGCGCAGTGCGCGCCGCCGCCGCTGTCGTGCTCGTGTGCGCGCTCACGGCTGTGTGTGACTCAGTGAGATTCAGCGCCGATTAGGCggacgtacacacacacagtcagccaGCCTGCTACAACAGCGCCGGCTTTCGGCACGGGAACCACTGCTGCTCACCACCACAGCTGGCAGAAATGTCCAAACTGGAGCAAATCCTGATCCTCGACCCGCCGTCTGACCTGAAATTCAGAGGTAAGGCTGCGGACAGCCAGAGTGTGGAAACGGCTAGCCGGccagctaacctaactagctttaGCTGCCTGTCAACGGATTATTTCGCGAACTAGCTACgttagctggctaagctaatcTTCCCTCAGGCTTGGGGCAACTCTTAGCTAGCTAGCAGCTAGCTCAAAACCCTGCGGCAGTAAGCTGGTGCCAAACCGAAGACAGAATTTTGTAAAAAGCCGAATATACAGCGGACTGACTCACACCCTGTTGCGCCATTTTACACCCGGCGGCGCGGCGGTTGTGGACTGTGGGCCTTTTGTAGCTAAAACTGAGAGTTTAGTTAGCATGGACTGGTAACTAGCTACCTAGCAGATTCAAACAtacagctagctaacgctaggtaATTCGCAGCGCCAAACTACGCTGGTTTAGCTCACATAGCTAACACTGGCTAATTACATAGCCTAGTTATCACAGTTGGTGACTATAAAGGGCTGTTAACAGTCAACTGTCATTTAATGTAAATCCCCGCCGGTCAATATCCGACAATGTTAGCCTAACGTTAGCTAGATGTGTGGGATCGCAGCGGTGGTAAGGGAAGGCGGAGTGGGACGCCGTGCCCTTCTGCACTTGCCACGCTAGCAAGTGTGATTCGCCAGCTACATTACATCAGTTAACATGACACTGGAGGAAATGCAGCTAACGTTACTCACCTGGCGAGTGTTTTATTTGCTCCAAATCCTTCATTCAACAGCCTTCGTCTTCAGAAATAGCTAGCTTAGTGTTTACAGAGGTGGTCGCAACCACCAGATCCAGCCACATCCATCTCTCCAGTCCTCCTCAATACTGAAACCAACACGGACATGTTAAGCTAGCTAGTGGAGCTACACTCTTACAACGCACATTCATATTAAAACAGCGACAGTGCCTTACATTTACATGAAGCTGGGTAGCCTAGCTAGCTTGCTCTAGTGCTCAGGATAGTCAGGACGATTGAGCCATTTCCCCCAAATTATTGCTCTGTGACTTTGCACTTTCACTGAATAACAGTTGGAGATACACCAATACAACATTTCATGTTTCAGTACTAAACATACTGATTGTATCAGCCATTGTGAAGCCCATATATCTTCTTTTAGCCTCTATGGTACAATGTTGCCCCAGGCAACAAGCCACATTTTGGTTATTACACCATAccgtacattatttatttttaatagaatGTTACAAGGCATATTTACGTTCAGAACAATAAGACGTGCAAGTGGGTCATGAATAAAAAGTATGTAACTTATATATGTGTAAGACTATGTAAAGAAGtctatttggctgtttatattttttattttttattatatacttcTTGTAAACTTTTTATTCGTTGTCTTTAGGCAATGTTATGCAGGTAGAACATTCTTTCCTTCTTTATTGCCCAAAACATCTGAATTAAGTGATCAGTTTGTTATGAAATAGAAATGTATAGTTCATATATCTACAGGGACGTCCAAGCTTTCAGAAAGTATACATCATGTcacagaaagctaaaaaaaaactattcagtaTGCTTTTAGTATGGGTTCATCAGGACAGTACCAATCAGAAATGTGGACACTTTCActaattgtttttctttatttcttatttaatttatcttctgcactgtagattaataccaaaGACATTAAACCATTAAGGGACACAAACAAAAGCGTTGGCCTCtgcaatcccctgacctaaacccaactgagatgggtggTACTGTACATTTGCAGTTATGTCATTTAGCACTCTACTccacacacacagtattttaaTCTTGTAGTGCCAAACTAAAATCAAGATGTACAATTCACAACAGCTACATCCATATAACCATATTAGTGGAACAAGCACAAAGACTTTAAAAAGTTCAAGATTATTTATATACCCTCTAAAGTTTAAAGACACCTAGTTAAAGTTCATTCGACCTCAGTTCCATTTCCACACATCTGGAAGAATATTTGGTCAATCTGTGCCATAATTAAAGGCCACTTAGGACTGACCACAGATATGGATTTTGATAGCAATTGACACAGTACTGTGAATGTTGTTGTTTAGTTCGCAATGTACTGTGAATATCAGAGCTTTAACTTGAAGTAGGGCTGGGAAATATAACTTAAAAATGTATATCTTTATATTCTTCAGACAAATGCTGATATGTAATATAATTTGATATACTTTAACAATGTATCAGTATGTATTCGAAACACCAAAAGCAAAGGAagctgagttttttttaaatggaagaTTTGTAACTCTGTgtctaattaatatttttatagtgAGCATAACTCTGCAAACTGAACTGGTTTATGTTGTCAACTCACTTTACCTTGGACATAATTTTCAGAAGATTGTACCAAACCATTTCCACACAAATGAcccatgcatgtttttttttctagaataaAAATGCATACACATATTATGAGTatagtcatttaaaaaatatatatcttgtataaaatagtttttaatgtttcaccATTAAAATATAGTAAACAGACCTTTCTTGTAGCCTGGTAAATTTTTCTGTGATTCTATGGAAATTCAAGAGAACAAACAGCATATTACAACTTGTATTGCCATGGTTATtaatttatgatatttttttagtCTAGATATAGTATTGAAGCACCACCATCTCTAAATATAATGAAATGGAAATAATGGAAATATGATGAATCTTTAAATTCTCATCATGGAGATGTTTTTACTAGATTTACTTACATTTCTTTcatttagatttgttttttttttgtgtggtagtATAGTATCTGAGCACTCTTGATAGTTATGTTAAACATCACAATAATATCTTAGTGACGTTCAATATTTGTAtcagaaagaaaaatattttctttctccCCCTACCAAAGGAAAGAGTAGTTCACACTATAAGCACTGTTTatgcatgcatttctggacaagctgaatcAGAGAGAAATGTTGCAGGAATTCTGCATATATGTGGTGAAATTTGGTTGTGCTGTGTTGTAGTTCTCACAAGTTGTCCCTGTACACTTTACCATTATATAATGCAGTTAGCAGTCTGCTAAGCCAGAAGTAGCAACAGTAGATGTGCTGCTCTCCCTATTCCGGGTCAGTGAAGCATCAACAGCTTTGAAGcagttattttaaggtaaaatgctACAAAATTTAGTTTTAATAGCTCCACTTATCATTCTGTTTTAAGTATGCTGTAAGAGTTACACAAATAAACCATTTCCTAATTATTCCACTCAATCTGGCCACCTGCTAAGATATAAGCTGTttgtttatggtgttttttataaTGTACTCCTTTGATTCAGTTTGCAGGTGAGGATAGCGTCTCTGTATTGTTACAAATGTAATATCAGTCCAGATGTCAGAGGGGAAAATAACAAATTTGATCCAGTCCTGTAACAGATCTAGCCTGAAATAACGCACACTCACTGTGTGTGTCTTCCTGAGGGGTAGTAGTGAGAGTAGTTTGAGCATGGCAGTCGACATTTGTGCTTATCTGTAGTGAAATCCTCTTgcttaaattacttaaacaatCTTACTAACCACAGGAAAATACACACAGCTAACATTACATCAAAGGTTTCTACCCCATTGTGTGTAATGTCAGGCTAAATGTATTATTCAGATAAAATGTAGTGTACTTCCCCTCAATAATAAGGCTAGGTGATTTTCACAATATACAATATGTCACAATGTCATGCAAACAAAATTCTTTAGTAGTGCCAGATTATAAAACTTGTTGTAGGGCAgtattctttaagcactgatttgCTCCATGATGTGCTCATAAAACCATATTGTGTGTCACCATACAATAAAATATGCTCATATTGCCAGTTTCTACACTTGTCATTTTAATGAAGAAATATCGAACAGGTATCAGTTCATTTCTTTATCAGGATCAGGACAGTAAATATGCTTGTGTGCTGCTGGGTTCATTAAGTGTTTGTAAACGACCACAAATCCAGACCAACAGAGAGCCAATGGCCCACTTTTCCCTTCAGGAGACAACATTAGACACATTGCTCTGTTTACACTAATACTATATTGTTACTTCAAGCTAGAGATGAAAAGGAATGGATTGACTATGTTTCAATATCGTCTGGTTTTATACCAAATATGCGATTAGTGATCAGATAATGTTTCACTAATTATCTGATCCTGAGAGCTGATCAGATCATATTTTGTACTTAAACATTACCTGTCTCTGTGTAAGCCTCACAAGTGCTGCTTGGTCATAGAAAGCTGCAGTTTTTTGTTAATCTGTTGACGGATCTACGGAGCTGGTGCCTGACCGCAGACACTCTTTGACAGCCTCTGCTGTCAAAGGTTTTAACCATGTCTGACTCAAAACTCACATATttatagaatgtgtaaaactaacatgcaGAACAAGCAGAATAGTGAATTTTAACAGCACAGTTCATATACCCCCATTTAAGAGTTTACTATGAAGTCCATTGTCATTAGTAACATAGCAGGGCTAACAAACACCAGTGACCACACAAAACAGCAAACCATGCTGACCACATTTCACCATGACAGCAGCAACAGTTGAAAATGTAATGCTCAAAGTCATTATGTATTTTGCAGTAGATTAGCAACCTTTTTCAGTTGTGTTTACATTATGTTTTAAATTGATTATTTCTAAGTTACCAAGTTTACTTGGAAAGGTTAATGTGACATCCAGCCTTTCCCTCGATCAGTATCTTCAGTCAAGCAAACTGATCTGAAAGAAAATCTGTTATCTTTATTGGCCCCAAAAATTCTGATGAGTGATCTTTTGATCAGAATATGGTCAAAAATCTAAATTCTGTCAATATGTGCACATGGGATTAAGACATATATTTGAGTAGCCTTGGATCTCCTAAAGTTAACAAGTGGCCTGAATGATTATGTCCTATAAACACTAAGATATGTATGATATTTACAGCATCTATAACTGATATGTGGTTTTCATTACAGGGTGCTGCCATCAGTTCATTGCTTTCAAACACAAAGTGCAGAACACCATGCACTTCTATAGCCTGGCAACATTAGTATGTGAAGTGCTGGCTTTTTTAAAATTTTCGATTCTATTGGAAATATATCTTATCGACCAAAAGTAAGAAGTATATCGCAATATACATTTTGCCTAGCATAGTGTGGCGAATCATTGTGAAGTTCTTTGCAATACATAATACATTGTTAAGTCAGTTATTTACTTcattatgttttatgtgtttctGCAGGTCCCTTTACAGATGTGGTGACCACCAACTTAAAGCTCCGCAACCCGTCCGACAGAAAAGTATGCTTCAAAGTGAAAACAACAGCCCCGCGTCGCTACTGTGTGCGACCCAACAGTGGGGTCATTGATTCTGGTGCCTCAGTCACTATCTCTGGTGAGATAATAAGCATTATTTATACACACGTCCTGGTTAGCCCATTCCCCTGTCACACACCAGTTCCTAAAGCTTACATAGCTACATCTGTTGCCtaagatctttaaaaaaaaaaaaaaaaaactttagctgTTCTAAAttgataattaaatgtaaatttgaGGAATTTTGCCTGGTTGACTGATCAAGCAGGAATTGTAAGTCTGGCATTTAAGTCTTCAAAGTATTGAGGTTctcatgttttaaatatattttgtgaaGCAAGgtaatgagattttttttaaaactctctATTCATTGTTACCACTTAGACACGGTAGGCTGGAATACTTTCCTTTCAGGACAGATGCTTTCTGCAACATCACCAACATATTTACTAATATTTTTGTGTCGCACCAATTATAACACCTAATTTGAGGCACTCAAACAATAAATATGTGGCCTATATGCAGAGGGTATATATGGCTTTGTAGGCTATGTTTGTAGTTTGTGTTTTAGACCTGCGGTTACTAATTCTGAATTAACAATGACTGTAGGATAATGTGTTGGTGTAAAGTGGCTCAATCAGATAAAAACAGCCAGTTTTATTTTCATCAGCCTTCTTCAATTTTAAGTGAATCTAATAGTGAAGCTGATGCTGTAAATTGGTACGTATTTCATTTCTACGAAAGCCTTTCATTTGGAAAAAATACTCTGGTTTTGTCATAAGAATCACTGTTTTATCACAtctgtttctctttttaaatCTAGTAATGCTGCAACCTTTTGACTACGACCCGAATGAGAAAAGCAAGCATAAATTCATGGTGCAGACCATTTTTGCACCACCCAATGCAGCCGACTTGGAAGCGATGGTAAGCATTTTCTTTCAGAGCTCTGACTGTTTAAAAGGATGTTCTGTCTCATCTTTTGGCTGTTTCAGTGCATTCTGATGCATTTACCCATGTGTTTCCCATAATGTGACCCTCTGAGACAACACTCTTATAAGTTGAGATTTGTGGTTTTAACCAGCAGATGGCAGTATAGTCCTGCACGCTATTTACATGTTGCAGAAACTGTCCCACAGGTCTTGAGCATAGGAAATATTCTAGTTGGGAAAGGccatgttttgatgttttttttctgctcactATCCCCCATCTCGCACTCCTCCTCAAACTATTTCATCTTTCTTACCCCCTGCAAATGTTTTGTATCATGTTCAGTGTGTAACAGTTGGTATTGATATCAGGGATAGATTTAGCTGCATGCAGCCTGGAAAGATCACTGTATAGAAAGAAAATCAATTCTGTATCAGCCTGTTTAATCCACCAGCAGTCATGGACTGGAATACCTATAGAAAAAGCCAGTTTGAGATTTCGACTCATGCAGCCAGTTCACATATTTAAAGCGTGCTTACaccctttcttttcttcttccatTCTAGTGGAAAGATGCAAAACCAGAGGACCTTATGGACTCTAAGCTCAGATGTGTTTTTGAATTGCCTTCAGAAAATGATAAAATGGTAAGTACTCTTGTACGCATTCCTCCTGAAACAGCTTGATAGGGACATGACCTTTAGAATCCTGAATGAGCAGAGGGATTGGTCATGACATGCTGCCTCActtaaatgttgtaaatgtagTTGTACATCTCACAAAGACTCTTTTTGTATTCACTTGTAATATGATGGACACAGCTGTGGGTTGGTTTATACAGTAAATGTCCAAATGTGTCTAAGAAAAACTCACAATCAATGAATGTAAAGCAAAgttatgtagcattttttttaccttaaaaacaGCTTCCAACTCATAAGAGAAAATGTGATGACCCACTGACCTGTAAATGGGAGGAATAGTGTCACGAGACACTAACTGCACTGCTTTACTGCCAACTTTCACTTTCAGAGGCAGTTCTGTGTCTTATCAGCTTGTTCAGAAATGTATGTGTTTAGTGTGTCCTTTTAAAGTGGCTCA contains the following coding sequences:
- the vapa gene encoding vesicle-associated membrane protein-associated protein A isoform X2, which gives rise to MSKLEQILILDPPSDLKFRGPFTDVVTTNLKLRNPSDRKVCFKVKTTAPRRYCVRPNSGVIDSGASVTISVMLQPFDYDPNEKSKHKFMVQTIFAPPNAADLEAMWKDAKPEDLMDSKLRCVFELPSENDKMNDIDPTKAAPVLNTSKGDSTSGAKPSSLSLDDTEMRKLMEECKRLQSEMGKLADENRQLKDEGLRMRKAQRSDNMTSNTSAIMRKETSSKSLPSLLVVIAAIFIGFFLGKFVL